The Spiroplasma litorale nucleotide sequence TCAAAGATATTGTTTTCATATTTGTAAGTGTTCCACCTAATCATCTTGAATTAATGTAGAAATTTCCACTTCTTACTGCTGATTCTTTAATTGCTTGTTTTGCAGTTCTTTTAGTACCAACAAATATTATTTTTTCTTTTTTAATTGCGATTTGAGTTACTAATTTTTTTACGTCTTCAAGTCTTCAAATAGTTTGTTGTAAATCAATTATATGATTTTTGTTTTTTGAATTATAGATATAAGGCTTCATTTTTGGGTTTCATCTTTTTGTTTGATGACCATATTGAGCTCCTGAATCTCATAATTGTTCTCTTGTTAAATCTTTTATCATTTTTAAATTTCCTTTTCTTATTTTTTATTCGTTATTCTTCCAAAAGGTTCTAAAATTATCCACCTATATTCAAATTAGGCACTAGGATAATAAATTCCCAAATGTGATTGCATACCCTTTTTTATAAAAATATATACAACATATATAGTATATCATTATATATATTTATTTAAAGGTTAAAGTTTTTAAGTTTAATGATGTATTTTTTAGAATAAATATTTAATTATATTTTGATGTATTTGAAATAAATATAATAATAAAAAAGTACCTTATAATGTATAATTACACTTATAAGGAGTTATTAACCAAATGAAAAAAATTGAATATAATTTTAAACAAGAAAAAGAAGATAATATCAATTCATATTATGGTTTTATAGAAATATATTATGGTGAAAAGTTTTATTTTAAATACTTCGATTATACAAAAGGAGAAATCTTTAATAAAATAGAACCTTTAAACTATAGTCATAAAGGTTCTAAACTTGGTTGAGCATTTCAAAAAGCATTTGAAAAAAACACTACAATAATTTTACAAAATATTAATTATACAAAATATGAATTTTTTCAAGAAGATATATTGTTATCAAGTTTTTTTTATAATGAATTTAAAATCGTTATTTAGTTAATCACTGTACTCACTATAACATTTATAACTACAAAAATGTTTTTCTACATATTTATGCATTCATACATTATTTGGATTGTAACAAATATCTTTTTTACAGTTTTTGCATTTTAACTTATATTCCATAAATAATCTCCTAAATAATTTTAAACCTAAATTATATAGATTTATATGGTAAAAACAAGAGTGCTTGATTAATTTTATATAAATTTAATTATTTACTATTTTTAGGTATATCATAGTCTGAAAACACAACATCAAATGCAATGTCATTTCTAGATAAAGTTCAAAGATCTTTATTTGACTTGCTAACTATTTTATATTGAACATTTCTAAAAACTAATTTACAACTTCTATATTCAATTAATTTAGAGAGAGCTAAACCTGTGGGCTGTTCTCATTCTTGAAGTTCATTATTTGTATTTTCATTTCTCCTAAATGCATAAGTATATTTAGCATCCATAATTTTAATGTCTGCATTATCAAGTAATTCTTTATTTTTACCTAATGAATAGATTATTTTTTGCTCTAATAAATCAATTATAGGTTTAATTGATACTTTAGGGATTATCGCATTAATTTTTTCATTTACTATTGGTAAGGCTTTTTCTTTTAAAGTTCCACCTAAAGCTATTGCAAAATCTTTTACAAATTCTTTACCTTCAAGTTCTTTGACTCCATCAATTAATCCCTTCGCATCAATATCTTCAAAAAATTTTAAATCCATATCATTAGATATTATTAGGTCATCTAATTTGAAGTACCCATCTTTTTGTTTTGAGTAAAAATTTCTTATAATTGACTGAATGATATTTGATGGGGTAATTTGTATTAAATTTAGAACTTCACTTAAATTCTTATTATTTAATAAAGTTAATTTATCACCAACCAAACCTTTTATTATTCATTTTAAAGCTGAACTCATTTCAATATCATCAATATTTAATACAGCAGTCATTTTAATATAAAAATTCTTATCTTTTCTATTTTTATCATAACCTACAAGTGCATTATAACAGAGTATATCAATATTTGTTGTTGCACTTGAATAACTTAAACTTGCCTGATTTCTATCAAAATTTTGTCTGAAAATTTTAGTAATACTGTCATTTTCATCCATATCTTTTGTTAAATATTTTAATAAACTATATAACAAGTTATGACTTTCAGTAAAGTAACTTGGAGTTTTTGTATCAAAAATCATTTTAACAATCTCAACAACAAATGGTTCAATATTTCTTAAAATATCCATTATTGTTATACAATCTTTACCACTTTCATCGCCAATTTCTATATTAATCATATCTGAATTAAGTCCACTTAAATCAAGTCCTAATAATTCTAAAACATTTGTATTTAAAAGTTCTGATATTTTTATAGTAACCTCTTTATCTCCTAGAGGTAATTTAAAAGTATCATCAATCCCAAATGTTTTTAACAATTTTGATATAGAATCCATTAATTTTTCAAAATACTCTACAAAACTAGAGTCAAAATTTTTATAAGTTTCTTCATTATATTCTTCTAGACTTTTAAGATCTAAATTACCAATTTGGTTTATTTGATTTATTAGATCTTTTAACCCTGGTAATGCTGTTGCAAAACTATTCAAGGTTTTAACTAAATTAAATAAAACTCCGAATGATATTTTTCCAACAACTGGAACATTAAATAATTCAATGTCTAGTTGTTGAACTTGTCCGAAATTTGAATTTGCTAAACTGTCTTGATTTAATAGATTTATTATATTTCTATAAACTTCTAATATACTTGAAGTATAAACAAAGCTCTGAGTAGAAACTACTTGGTCATAATAAAATAAAGATATATCAAACTTACCTACTAACTGTTCAACTTTTTCATTAGTCATTGCACCTTGATTATAATTATCAAGCGATGGCATTGTAAAGTTATTATTATCTGATGCTTTGATTTTAAATATTTCAGTGTCCAAAGTTATTTCGCCACTTACTTTACTTATTAAATCCTTTTTAATTAGTTCAGAGTTTTGACTAACAATATCTAATTCGGTTATGTAAGTCTTTGATGTTAAATTATTAAAGTTATTTATGACCTCTTTTATACTTTGTGGTAGGTACTCTCCTCCATTATTACCATTAGGATTATCAAACAAGCTATCATAATCTGGTTTGCTATTAGTACATGATACTATAGTACCAATTGGTGTGACCACTAATGATAATGTTGAAAATAATGCAATGATTTTTTTCATTTAAAACTACTCCTTTGCTTGTTAATTGAATTATAGTATATAAGTTTATAAAAATATTTTTAAGTTATTGATCTCCTAATATTTTTGAAGGACTTATTTTTGATAATGATTTATAAGCAATAAACATTGATAGAAGATAGATTAATATAATTGTTAAGAATACAATTAATAACGGCTGGTAATTAAAGAAAAATGGAACTACGAATGATGAGTTTATCGATAATAGATTAAATAAGTAATGCAACATTCCAAAACAAGTACCAAATGCTATTCCAATACTTATCAAAACTGGTATAAAGTAAATCATAAACACTTGATTTATAATGTAATAATTTGTATACCCAAGAGTTTTCATTGTTGCAATAAATGAAGAGTTTTCATTAATCGTGTATATTGAACTTATAAAAATAATAATAAATGTCATTATAAATACAATACTCAAGACAACATATAGCAATAAGTTCAATAACTGACTAATTTTATTTAAAAAATCTTTTTGAACTTGCAAATCTTGAACTAAATTTGTATTGCTTTTTGCAAACCCATCTTTATATATGTTTGAACCTGATTCTTCGTCTTTTTGCTGCTGACCATACAATCCAATTGTGCTAAAGTCACCAAAATCTTGTGTTTTAGAAGAATTATATTTATTAGTGTTAAAACTATTAGAATCTTTTATATATTTGTAACTAAATATAGGATATTGATTTTTAAATATTTCATTTAACAGTGATGAAAAATGTTTATAACCTTTAGTATCTTCATAATCATTACCTAATTTCAAGAACATATCATTAAAATCATCATAGGGATTATTTGCATTTTCACTATTAAATTTATTGTTATGTCAACCAACCATTATTTGATCAAGATAGTCAACAAAATCCTCTCATTGCTCTTTACTAAATTTTCCAAGTAGTTCTTTATTGTTTAATTCTTTTAAATAGGTTCTACCATATCAATCATTCACAAAAAAATTGTTAAAGAAATATTTTTGTATTTTATCATAACCTAATAAATGATTTGCATTCTCGTTTGAAATTCATGCTTTTGGTTCTCCATAACTTTTTTGAATACCAACAATTACGAAATTTGAAGATATTTCATTTGTTTGAGCTAGAATCTCTGAATTTCAAGCAGCATTTTGTATTTGAGAAGCATTATTAATATTTTCTAAATTATTAACTGCAATATCATATTTTTTTTCACAAGAAGATTGTTCTTGGTTTTTGTCAACACAAAAATGTGCTACTTCAATTTTATCTTTTTCTGTTGATCATCCATTATTATAATTATCATATGAATAATAGTTCTTTTTATACTCAGAATTAAAAGATATATCTTGGCTTTTATGATTTTTGTTTAAACCCATTTTTACATTATCTATGTTGATTGTAGTAGATGAATTTTGTTCGCTTGTTGATGAATTATTTGTTAAAACTAATTCTTTTTTTGCAATTTTTATTTCATTTAAAGTACTACCTACGTTAATCCCAAATTTAGTAGCCAGTGAATTGTTAACAACTATTGGTATTTTATTTTCATATGATGAAGACACTTTTTTAAATAAATTTTCTTTTAAGTCATAGCCATAAGAATCGTATAAATCAATAAATGAAGTTGTTGGGTTTATTCCATATATTTTTAGATCATTGATTTTGTTATTTGTTTTATATGTTGCATTTAGCAGTGTTCCTAATTCTTCATTTGTTTTATCATATGGCACTATATTATATGAAAAATTATAATCTTTATTTTCTAAAAATGCGTTTTTAATATTTGTTTGTGCATCAACTGACTCATGAGAATAAAATGATTGTATTATACTTTCCCCAAGTTTATTTGAAAAGTTTATTCAATATCAAATAATTATATTTGAGTTTAATATTTTTAAATCTTGGTTATTTAATTTATCTACATCAATATTCCTTACGTCTTGATCATTATAAGATAATTTATTTTTTGAAAAATAGTTTTTAAAGTTATCAATAGATGAACTAAAACTTGAAGCAAATTCATATTTATTAATAACTGATAATGGATTAGGTGTTTCATACTGTTCATTATAAATATCATTTGTACTTGAGAAAATTAATTTATCGTAGTTAATCAACTTTAAATTTTTTTCATTTAAATTAAAATCATTGTCAAAATAATAATCATTACTTAATCTAATACCATTATCATACTTAATGTAGAACTCTTGAAGAGTTTTAAATATATTTTTAGAAGTTTGTTCATCACTCAAACCACCGCTTGAAAAATTATTATTGTTCAATATGTGTTTTTCTAATTGATAAAGTAAAATATTGTAATCAGATCACTGGTTTAATATATTTTCAACAACTTTATACTCAGTGGTTTTTTTTGTTAAATTATTAAAGTCAATTTTATTAATCATATTTAAATATTTTGTTGAAAAGTTTTTTCAATTCGAATAACCTAATTTTGAAATTTCTTTAATTAATTTTTTTTCATCATCATTATTTTTTGTGTTTGTTATTTTAGGTATATTATAAGAATAATAATTTTTACTAATATCATTTGAGATTAAATCAGTTAGTATTTTATTAACATCATAAGACATTGTTCCATCAGATGCTAATGAAGTTGGGGAAGCAGTGTAGTAATCTGCTTGTCCATCTAGTCCTTCGCTATAGTCATTTATAACTTTATCATCTGAAAACTCATAATCATCTTTTTTATTTGAGTTATATGTTTTTAAAAATGACATTGGGTTATTTGAAATTGGTTGATTGTATTCTACAACGTTATTATATCCAATACCATCAAAAGAACTTTTTTTATTATCATCGATCACAAAAGGAACTATTGTTAAAAAAGAAAGCAAAGATGAAGAAATGAATATAATCAATGTTGATGTCATAACTTTCTTAAATGAGCTTGCAAATAAGGCTGAATGTAATTTAACACCAAATCTTGACTTACTATATATTTTTTTATATGCATTTAAAACAACTGAAACTTTTGTATCAGAAACTCCATTAAGTAATTTAGAAGCGTCTTTTCTAATATAAAATATTGTATTTAGCTTGCAAATGATAAAAAATGTTAAAGTAAATAATGATATTATTGCAATCGCATATATTCATAAAGATGATATTCAACCAAGACTAAAGTTTAAATAATTAGTAATACCAGATAATATAAAACTTTGAAGAAAGAAAGTGAATACATAACCTACAACAACTGCCGCAAAAACAATAAGGGTTGGTAAAATTCAAAAGAAATTTGATAATTCAGAATTTTTACATCCAAGAGCTTTAAAAGTACCAAGTTTTTTTTCTGACTCTTTCAATTCTCTTTTTATTAATTGAGTAACAATAAAAATAATTATGAAAACAAATATGAAAACAAATAAGTAAGAAACAAATTTAAAGATAAAGAAAACATTATTGTATATACTTAATCTTGAAAAGTTTTTATAAGTAGAATCATTTACAGAATAAAAAAACTTTTTATTTTTTGGGTTTATATTACCAAAACGTATAAATTCCTTATTTAAAGAAGTTAATAATGGTGAACTGTAATTAGAATTATTTTTAAATTTTCCAGAAAAATAAACTTCTCTTTCACTTGCAGAAGATGAATTTAATACTGATTTTGATGGATCATAACTATATAAAGAAAAGTTTCTTGATATTCTTGATTTTGTCAAACCAAAAACTTCAGGTGAAACATAAGCATTCATTTCTGTTTTAATATTTGGTATTGGGTTTTCAGCATTTCTATATGAATAAAAGAAATCAATAGAAGTACCTAATCCAATTACTTGAAATCAACTTTGATCAGAATATTTAGAGTTTTTAATACCATTTTTTTCATCATTTATATCATTAGGTTCGTTACCAAAACCAATATCTTTTACATCATTTTTTACTAGTAAGTTTTCACCATATTTATCTGATGTCAATCTAACAATATCATTTAATTTTATACCGTTTTTATTTGCAAAGTTTGCTTGCAATACAACTTGATGAACTGATTCTTCGATATTTTTACTAAATGGGTTTTGACTATCATTCACATTATCATAAGTTATAAGTTTATCTACATCTTTAACCTCATTTTCACTTATATCACCATTGATATTGGTTTCAGTGTTTATGATTCCGGTCTTTGCAATAACTCTGGTGCTAATTTTATTATCATTAAATGTTATATTATTAAAAACTCTAGCTTCAGTTCTTGATCAATTAAAATAATTATCTCCTATAATTTCATTATTTTGATCATCATAAAACTTACCCTTTCTTGATAATGTATTAACTAAATATTGTTGATATAGATCATTATTAGAATAATCTAATATATTTTCTCCACCGACCAATTCTTTTTCATTAAAAGAAATTCTGTCATTTGGATCAATATCAATTACAAAATCTCTTAAAACAGAATCATTTGATAATTTATTAAAATTGCTATCGACTCTTTGATAAAACAATGAAAGCACAAAACACAATACTGAAGCAATAAATACTAAAAGTCATATAAAAAAAACAGAAGCATAGCTTTTTGACATCTGTTTTATTCCTGATTTAATTATCAATCAGTTTAGACTACTAACTTTATTTTCTTTATCAGAAACCTTCGTCTTTTTTACTTTGTTTTTATCTTTCACAAAAAACACCTACTCTATTGAAACTTTTTGAATATTAAATTCATAAGATGTATCAAATTGATCACATGTACTATAGTCATTCATTCTATTTGTAACTTCAAATGCAAAAGAAATATTTTGATTATCATTATTTACCGAACCTTTGGTTATGCTCATTTTAATAGTTGAAGACAATTTTAATGTAGATCTATTATTACATTGACTCCAAAAGTTTCTTGAACGATAACTAATTTCCATATCTTTGAACTCATTATTTGTATTTACATCAGTTGAATAAGATTGATTTGAACCTAAGTTATTAATTTCAGATAAAGGAACTTCTACTAATGTTGAGTTATATCCCCCCATATAATCACCAATTTTTCCTTGATATCCAGTAGATTTGAATTTTTTCAATGTAATTTTAGCGTATAGTTTTAATTTACTATCGTTATTATAGTTGTATGCATCCTTGATTGAAAAAGGAATTGTGTAATCAAATTTAAATCTTTGAGCTCCATTTGTATCAGTATAATTATGAGACAAAGTCGCTTCTTCAATTATTGAATTTGTTCTTGCAACCATTCCATCGACATCTGTATTTTCTGTGCCATATATTGACATGTTTTTACCATTATTATTAAAGTCTGTATTAAAAATTATTTTAGTATTACCAAAATATCTTAAAGAGTCAGTTTTAGAATTGACATCGACTGAATCATATGTCAAATTAACTAATTCAAAATTTTCTAAGTCAAAAGGAATATTGTTATTGTACATTGAAATTCTATCAATAATTTCTTGTTTTGTAGTCCAATAAAATTTTCCTATATTATTAGTTTTAATTACTTCTTTAACTTCTTTACGTCTAACTTTGAAATTTGGTTTAACAGAACCTTTATACCCATTAATTTTAACTTCAAATCTTGAGTTTACATCTCTATCTGTAATTGTAAAATTGTCATGTTTTATACTATTTTTATCTATTTCAAATAAACTATCGTCTTTTATATTGTTAAGAATTGGGTTTTTATTTTTAATTGCAGTTATTAATTGTTTTATTGGCTCATTTTTGTCCCAATTTTCAATCGGATCAAGATTTAAATTTGTAATAATTCCATCAACATTTTCACATTGATAAGTTATTTTAATATCTTGTGTTAATCCTGAGCTTAAGGTAAAAGCTGCATTTCTAAGTTTTAGATCTTTAACGTTTAATTGAATTTTTTTGTTGTTATCTAGGTATTTTTGTAATAACGGATTTTTATTTAATATTTGTTTTTGAAGTTCATCTTCAGTTATTGAATTTATTAAACCTAAATCAGTTTCAGTTACTAATCCATTTAAATTATTAACACTGAAATTTACAATTGATGTATTATCATTAAAATTTTCTTCATTTAATTGAACTTTTGCATTATTATAATTTATTTCATTACTTAAAACATCTATTTTTTCAACTTCTTTTTCAATTAATTTATAATTATCATTAGACTCGTTAGACACTTCAATTCTTGAAATTATTTGCTCTTTATCAATTTTTGCAACATCACCAATGTATCTGTTTAATATTAGACCGTCTAGATTTGATAATTTATATTGAATCATCAAATCAGAAGATGAAGTTCTTAAATTTGATTGTATATTTTTTTTATTTAAAGAAAGTTCATTTAATGAACCATATCCAATTGAGAAATATGATTCAATATCAATGTTTCTCAATTTCGGATTTATATTTTTAAATTTTTTGAATACATTTACATCATCTAATTTATCAATTGTACCAATATCTGTTTTATCAACCATCTTTGATATATCTGTCAATAAATATTTAACATCAATATACCCAATAAAACCTTCGAGTTTAATTCTTGCACCAGTTATTTTTGTAAGACTTACATAAACATCGTTCACTGACAAGTTAGCTATTTTACTATCGCTTTTATTTAACTCAAGAAACTTTTCGCTTATTATTTGAGTTGACAACATATCAAAATCGCCTAAATCACTTTTTAAACTATTTTTAAGTTTATTTAAATCATAAAAACCCTGGTTATTTTCATCTAAATTATTATTATTATGAGTTGTATTTGGTTGTCTATTGATTTGATTTTTATTAAAGGAATTTATAATTCAAAATAAAGGCAGAACTAGTATTGCGAAACTCAACATTATAGAAGTTGATAAAAAAATTAATTTTTTCACAATTTTACCTCCAACCTTACTTAACTTTAATATACTACAATTAGTTTAGTAACTTTTATGAAATCTTAATATAAAAATAGTTTTAAATTATAAAAATATTTTAATAATAATCTAATATCATTAACAAAACAAAACAACCACTTTATTTAAGTGGTTGTTTTGTTTTATAATAATTTGTTGATTTTATTGATGTGGAGCAAATGGGTCAACAACAGGACCTGTGTTAGGTTCAACTCTTTCGCTTGCTTTTTTATCAGCACTATAGTGATCACTATTTTGAAGTTTCAATCCATCAATCATATCTTTTGTTTCTGCAATTTCTTCATAAAAATCAATTAAGAATCAATCATAGAATTTTGCAGTTACATAATCTTCAAATTCATTTGCATGTTTATAGTAATTTGAAGTCATTTCAGCAAATTTTTCTCTGTGGGTTTTATAAACTTCCAAAACTTCTATAATTGTTTTGCAATTATTTTTATCAGCTGTAAAATTGGTTATTTCGAAGTCTTGATCTCTATCTAATAAATAATTTATAATTCTTCTTTGATGCAAAAACTCATCTTGTGCTTGCACTTGAAAGAAGTGTGCAAATCCGTTATAACCTAGCTTTGCGCAAACATTACTTAAGTCAAAGCAAAAATACTGCATTTTTGCATGTTCCACTATGTAATTTTCTAAATCTTTTTTAATTTCTTTATTCATACCTTTTTTCCTCCTTGGTAATAAATTATATTAATACAAAAAAAACTATTTTACAATAGTTTTTTTATTTTTTTTCTCTAAATGACATTATAGTATCATAGGCATTATTAATTTCTGCCATTTTCTCTTTTGCATTTTTAGCTTTATTTCTATCAGGATGATACTCTTTTGCTAACTTTCTATAGTTTTTTTTAATAGTTTGATCATCATCTGAGGGCTTTGAATTCAAAACCTTATATGCTTCTATAAGTTTATTTTGTTCATCTGCAAAATAATTGTTATTATAATCTCGCTTTTGATAATTAGAGCTATTTCAAGATTGCTGATTATTATTTGAGTTAATGTATTTACTGTAATTAAATGATTCTTTTAATTGACTTGTAATTTTTTTTAAATCTTCACAAAAATCAATAAATCATTGATCTGTTGATGAATTAATATCATTAAATTTTATATCATTCTCTGAATACTTTTTATAATTATTTATTAAAGCATAAACAATTTTATCTATGAATATTTCATTATATATTTTTAATGTTTCATTAGTGAACTCTTTATAAAAAAGTAAAAAGTCTTCTTCAGGAATTTTAATTTTATTATCAAATGAAATGATTTCTAAAAAGGAAAATAAATCATATTCACAATTTGTCCAAAATTTATAAAATACATCTTGTTTTTTAAGCAAATCGCTTACAAGATTCTGATTTTTTAATTTTTTAACTGACTTGTTAAAATTTGTTATAAATGGAAACTTTATTATTTGTTCTTTTGTGTCAATATTTTCAATTTTTATTGTGAAGGCATTGTTTTTTATATATTTTTTTTTGAATGAGTTTAATTTTGAAGATAAGTTTTTATTATTAAATCTAAAATATATTATCAATCCTAACAAGATAATAAAAATTACAAATACTAATAAATATATATAAATATTATAGTTTAACATGTTATCTCCTTTATATAAAAAAAATACCTATACAAGGTATTAATTATTGTTTTGGTAAAACACTAACTTTAGTTCTATTTTTTCCAAATCTTTGATATTTAACAATACCTGATACCAACGCAAATAATGTGTCATCTCCACCTCTACCTACATTAATACCTGGATGAATTTTAGTTCCTCTTTGTCTAAAAATTATTGAACCTGCATTAGCAAATTGACCATCAGATTTTTTTGCACCTAAACGTTTTGATTCTGAGTCTCTACCGTTTTTTGTTGAACCTACTCCTTTTTTAGAAGCAAAGAATTGTAAACCTAATAAAAATTTCATATTACTCACCTACCTTTTTTAAAATAAAATTTTTTGGATATTGTACAAAAACAGTCTCTAGTTGTATATATAAAAATTCCATAATTTTATTAATTTCATTACAACTATTGATGATATTAACACTTATTTTATTTTCTTCAACATTAATTTTAACATTTTTATTATACAATATGTCAAAAGCATTTAAAGAACCACTAACGATAGCTGTTACTGCGGAACATACAATGTCTTTATTATAATTGTCATAATTTGCATGTCCTTTTACAAAAAAACTTTTTACACATTTATCTTTATAATAAAATTCAGAAACTATCATAACTACTTATCTTCTTTTTTTGGTTTTGCTGTTGTTGATTTTGCAGCTGTTGTTTTAGTAGCAGCAGGTTTTGCTGTTGTTGATTTTGCAGCTGTTGTTTTAGTAGCAGCAGGTTTTGCTGTTGTTGATTTTGCAGCTGTTGTTTTAGTAGCAGCAGGTTTTGCTGTTGTTGATTTTGCAGCTGTTGTTTTAGTAGCAGCAGGTTTTGCTGTTGTTGATGTTAATTTAGGTTCTGAATTTTCAATTTTATTTTCTTGAACTTTTGCTGGTTTTGGTTTATTTGATAAAACACCAGTTAATGAAAGTTCGTCAATTTTTACTTTTGTGTATGGTTGTCTATGACCATATACTTTATTAACATTTTTCTTTGGATGATATCTTATAACTCTAAGTTTTTTTTCTTTTCCTTGTTTAACTATTGTTCCTGAAACAACAGCGTTTTTAATTAAAGGATTTCCAAAAGTTGAATCCATCATCAAAACTTCTTTGAAAAGAACTTGTTCTCCTTCGTTTAAATTTAGTTTTTCAACATAAATTTCATCTCCAGGTTGAACTTTTAGTTGTTTACCACCTGTTTTAATAATTGCAAACATTATTTATACCTCCGAATAGACTCGCCTTGCATGTGAATATTAAATATTTCTTAAAACATACAAAAGAGCGGTTGAAACTACAACCTAATTAATTTTACATTATTTTTCATATATTTTATATAATTTCTTAAATTTAACTAAAATATGCTTCCTCAACTTGTTTTTGGTGGTTGAGCCTTAGATTCATTGGATTTTGT carries:
- a CDS encoding ABC transporter permease; the protein is MKDKNKVKKTKVSDKENKVSSLNWLIIKSGIKQMSKSYASVFFIWLLVFIASVLCFVLSLFYQRVDSNFNKLSNDSVLRDFVIDIDPNDRISFNEKELVGGENILDYSNNDLYQQYLVNTLSRKGKFYDDQNNEIIGDNYFNWSRTEARVFNNITFNDNKISTRVIAKTGIINTETNINGDISENEVKDVDKLITYDNVNDSQNPFSKNIEESVHQVVLQANFANKNGIKLNDIVRLTSDKYGENLLVKNDVKDIGFGNEPNDINDEKNGIKNSKYSDQSWFQVIGLGTSIDFFYSYRNAENPIPNIKTEMNAYVSPEVFGLTKSRISRNFSLYSYDPSKSVLNSSSASEREVYFSGKFKNNSNYSSPLLTSLNKEFIRFGNINPKNKKFFYSVNDSTYKNFSRLSIYNNVFFIFKFVSYLFVFIFVFIIIFIVTQLIKRELKESEKKLGTFKALGCKNSELSNFFWILPTLIVFAAVVVGYVFTFFLQSFILSGITNYLNFSLGWISSLWIYAIAIISLFTLTFFIICKLNTIFYIRKDASKLLNGVSDTKVSVVLNAYKKIYSKSRFGVKLHSALFASSFKKVMTSTLIIFISSSLLSFLTIVPFVIDDNKKSSFDGIGYNNVVEYNQPISNNPMSFLKTYNSNKKDDYEFSDDKVINDYSEGLDGQADYYTASPTSLASDGTMSYDVNKILTDLISNDISKNYYSYNIPKITNTKNNDDEKKLIKEISKLGYSNWKNFSTKYLNMINKIDFNNLTKKTTEYKVVENILNQWSDYNILLYQLEKHILNNNNFSSGGLSDEQTSKNIFKTLQEFYIKYDNGIRLSNDYYFDNDFNLNEKNLKLINYDKLIFSSTNDIYNEQYETPNPLSVINKYEFASSFSSSIDNFKNYFSKNKLSYNDQDVRNIDVDKLNNQDLKILNSNIIIWYWINFSNKLGESIIQSFYSHESVDAQTNIKNAFLENKDYNFSYNIVPYDKTNEELGTLLNATYKTNNKINDLKIYGINPTTSFIDLYDSYGYDLKENLFKKVSSSYENKIPIVVNNSLATKFGINVGSTLNEIKIAKKELVLTNNSSTSEQNSSTTINIDNVKMGLNKNHKSQDISFNSEYKKNYYSYDNYNNGWSTEKDKIEVAHFCVDKNQEQSSCEKKYDIAVNNLENINNASQIQNAAWNSEILAQTNEISSNFVIVGIQKSYGEPKAWISNENANHLLGYDKIQKYFFNNFFVNDWYGRTYLKELNNKELLGKFSKEQWEDFVDYLDQIMVGWHNNKFNSENANNPYDDFNDMFLKLGNDYEDTKGYKHFSSLLNEIFKNQYPIFSYKYIKDSNSFNTNKYNSSKTQDFGDFSTIGLYGQQQKDEESGSNIYKDGFAKSNTNLVQDLQVQKDFLNKISQLLNLLLYVVLSIVFIMTFIIIFISSIYTINENSSFIATMKTLGYTNYYIINQVFMIYFIPVLISIGIAFGTCFGMLHYLFNLLSINSSFVVPFFFNYQPLLIVFLTIILIYLLSMFIAYKSLSKISPSKILGDQ
- a CDS encoding ferritin-like domain-containing protein, producing the protein MNKEIKKDLENYIVEHAKMQYFCFDLSNVCAKLGYNGFAHFFQVQAQDEFLHQRRIINYLLDRDQDFEITNFTADKNNCKTIIEVLEVYKTHREKFAEMTSNYYKHANEFEDYVTAKFYDWFLIDFYEEIAETKDMIDGLKLQNSDHYSADKKASERVEPNTGPVVDPFAPHQ
- a CDS encoding J domain-containing protein, with the translated sequence MLNYNIYIYLLVFVIFIILLGLIIYFRFNNKNLSSKLNSFKKKYIKNNAFTIKIENIDTKEQIIKFPFITNFNKSVKKLKNQNLVSDLLKKQDVFYKFWTNCEYDLFSFLEIISFDNKIKIPEEDFLLFYKEFTNETLKIYNEIFIDKIVYALINNYKKYSENDIKFNDINSSTDQWFIDFCEDLKKITSQLKESFNYSKYINSNNNQQSWNSSNYQKRDYNNNYFADEQNKLIEAYKVLNSKPSDDDQTIKKNYRKLAKEYHPDRNKAKNAKEKMAEINNAYDTIMSFREKK
- the rpmA gene encoding 50S ribosomal protein L27; translated protein: MKFLLGLQFFASKKGVGSTKNGRDSESKRLGAKKSDGQFANAGSIIFRQRGTKIHPGINVGRGGDDTLFALVSGIVKYQRFGKNRTKVSVLPKQ
- a CDS encoding ribosomal-processing cysteine protease Prp, yielding MIVSEFYYKDKCVKSFFVKGHANYDNYNKDIVCSAVTAIVSGSLNAFDILYNKNVKINVEENKISVNIINSCNEINKIMEFLYIQLETVFVQYPKNFILKKVGE